Proteins from a genomic interval of Denticeps clupeoides chromosome 20, fDenClu1.1, whole genome shotgun sequence:
- the tac1 gene encoding protachykinin-1 — protein MKYLLSAAVVLVLLAQVLSEELGPKEDLDYWPSSQIQDEWLPADSFREMLRRMTRKPRPHQFFGLMGKRSPANPQITRKRHKINSFVGLMGKRGQEEPGSYEWSTVQSLEKRR, from the exons ATGAAATACCTGCTCTCGGCCGCTGTGGTGCTTGTGCTCCTGGCGCAAGTTCTTTCTGAAGAACTGGGTCCCAAAGAAGACCTCGATTACTGGCCGAGCAGTCAAATACAG GACGAGTGGCTTCCCGCCGACTCCTTCAGAGAGATGCTGCGCAGAATGACCAGAAAGCCGCGGCCGCACCAGTTCTTCGGGCTGATGGGGAAGCGCTCGCCGG CTAACCCACAGATTACTCGAAAAA GGCATAAAATCAATTCTTTCGTTGGACTAATGGGAAAGAGGGGCCAAGAGGAACCAG GTTCCTATGAGTGGAGCACAGTACAGAGTTTGGAAAAGCGGCGTtaa
- the asns gene encoding asparagine synthetase [glutamine-hydrolyzing], with protein MCGIWALFGSDECLSVQCMSAMKIAHRGPDAFRFENVNGFTNCCFGFHRLAIVDQLYGMQPLRIKKFPYLWLCYNGEIYNHCRLKEQFQFDYQTKVDGEILLHLYQRFGIEGMASLLDGVFAFVLLDTANRKLFLGRDTYGVRPMFKLLTENGFLAVCSEAKGLTQVSHSMPSQAKIVPFPPGHFEVFHLKPSGKVESVQLDRFHCCTDEPQHAAYASVQTLRSDFDLETVKSNIRILFESAVQKRLMAHRRIGCLLSGGLDSSLVAAMLVKLAKQEELRYPVQTFAIGAEDSPDLLAARKVAAYIGSEHHEVNFSPEEGIKVVEEVIFHLESYDITTVRASVGMYLVSKYIREKTDSVVIFSGEGSDELTQGYIYFHQAPSPQAAAEDSVRLMKELYMFDVLRADRTTAAHGLELRVPFLDHRFSAYYLSLPEELRVPKDGVEKFLLRESFRGTNLIPDEILWRRKEAFSDGVMSVKKSWYSSLQDHIESEVNDNLLVKDSHRFPFNPPRTKEAYFYRQIFEKHFPGRADWISHYWMPKWIEATDPSARTLAIYKPDKDE; from the exons ATGTGTGGAATATGGGCCCTGTTCGGCAGTGACGAGTGCCTGTCGGTGCAGTGCATGAGCGCCATGAAGATCGCCCACCGCGGCCCCGACGCCTTCCGCTTTGAGAACGTCAACGGCTTCACCAACTGCTGCTTCGGCTTCCACCGCCTGGCCATCGTGGACCAGCTGTACGGCATGCAGCCCCTGCGCATCAAGAAGTTCCCGTACCTCTGGCTGTGCTACAACGGCGAGATCTACAACCACTGCAGG CTGAAGGAGCAGTTCCAGTTCGACTACCAGACCAAGGTGGACGGCGAGATCCTGCTGCACTTGTACCAGCGCTTTGGCATCGAGGGGATGGCGTCGCTCCTGGACGGGGTGTTCGCCTTCGTCCTGCTGGACACGGCCAACAGGAAGCTGTTCCTGGGCCGCGACACGTACGGCGTGAGGCCGATGTTCAAGCTGTTGACGGAAAACGGCTTCCTTGCCGTGTGCTCCGAAGCCAAAG gactAACACAGGTTTCGCACTCCATGCCGTCCCAAGCCAAGATCGTCCCCTTCCCTCCTGGCCATTTTGAGGTGTTTCATCTGAAGCCCAGCGGCAAGGTGGAGTCTGTTCagctggaccgtttccactgcTGCACGGACGAGCCGCAGCACGCCGCGTACGCCAGCGTCCAGACGCTCCGCTCTG ATTTCGATTTGGAGACGGTGAAAAGCAACATCAGGATTCTCTTTGAGAGCGCGGTGCAGAAACGGCTCATGGCTCACCGGAGGATTGGCTGCCTCTTGTCAG GCGGCCTGGACTCCAGTCTGGTTGCCGCCATGTTGGTCAAATTGGCCAAGCAGGAGGAGCTGAGATATCCGGTCCAAACGTTCGCCATCGGGGCGGAGGACAGCCCGGACCTTCTGGCTGCCCGAAAG GTGGCTGCCTACATTGGTAGTGAGCATCATGAGGTGAACTTCAGCCCTGAGGAGGGCATcaaggtggtggaggaggtcaTCTTTCACCTGGAGTCTTATGACATCACGACAGTGAGAGCCTCTGTTG GCATGTATCTCGTGTCTAAGTACATCCGTGAAAAGACAGACAGCGTGGTCATCTTCTCTGGTGAAGGGTCTGATGAACTCACTCAGGGCTACATCTACTTTCACCAG GCCCCATCCCCTCAGGCAGCCGCGGAGGACAGCGTTCGGCTGATGAAGGAGCTCTACATGTTCGACGTGCTGAGGGCCGACCGCACCACAGCGGCTCACGG GCTGGAGCTCAGGGTGCCTTTCCTGGACCACAGGTTCAGTGCGTACTACCTCTCTCTCCCCGAGGAGCTCCGTGTGCCGAAG GACGGCGTGGAGAAGTTCCTGCTGAGGGAATCCTTCCGAGGGACGAACCTGATCCCCGATGAGATCCTGTGGAGACGGAAGGAGGCCTTCAGCGATGGAGTGATGTCGGTGAAGAAGTCCTGGTATTCCAGCCTCCAGGATCACATCGAGTCTGAG GTGAACGACAATCTGCTTGTCAAGGATTCCCACCGGTTCCCCTTCAACCCCCCGAGAACAAAGGAGGCCTACTTCTACAGGCAGATCTTCGAGAAGCACTTTCCGGGCCGCGCCGACTGGATCAGCCATTACTGGATGCCCAAGTGGATTGAAGCCACCGATCCGTCAGCCAGAACTTTAGCCATCTACAAGCCCGACAAGGATGAGTGA